A genome region from Anabaena sphaerica FACHB-251 includes the following:
- a CDS encoding AAA-like domain-containing protein gives MNYPYFRSVLRKSCKIDSAQAFKLRSLGLIEFQGNEVKCLCNLYRLYFQDRLS, from the coding sequence ATGAATTACCCCTACTTCCGTTCTGTTTTGCGTAAGTCCTGTAAAATAGATTCTGCACAAGCCTTTAAATTACGGAGTTTGGGATTAATTGAATTTCAAGGAAATGAAGTTAAATGTCTTTGTAATTTATATCGCCTTTATTTTCAAGACCGTTTATCATAG